In the Candidatus Binatia bacterium genome, ATGTGGTACATCTGCGCCGGATCTTCCGGCCTGCAAAGGTCGGCGACGCTTAGGTCTTCGAGAATTTGTTCCGCTGTCGCCACCGCCTGCGTCCATGCCTCAATGATTCTTCGGGCCGGGGGAGAGACCGGCAAACGGTCCCTCGTGCTTCTCCAATCGACTCCCATGAGAGGACCTTCCAGCACTTTCAGGACTTCGGCCACGCTGATGCTCTCAGCCGGCCGGGCCAAACGGTAGCCGCCGCCCGGTCCTCTGGCGCCGTGCACCAGATTGGCGCGCTTGAGCAGCACCATGATTTGCCCGAGGTATTCTTCCGGGATTCTTTGCCGCCGCGCGATTTCTTTTACCTGCGCGAGGTGCCGTCCCTTGGAGTTTTGCGCCAAATCCGCCAGCGCCAGCAGCCCGTAGTATCCCTTGGAGCCGACTTTCATTGTCAACATGTTTACACACTACGGCCTGAGAACGTCAAGTGTGGAAAATGCGGGGACATTGGAGGCATCATTTGCCGGCCGCTCTCATTCTCCTCTGGATTTGACAATCCCGATCTTCCGGAATAAGTTAAAACGGTTTTTTACCGGGGATCGATTTTTCAGGCTCATTGGCGATTTTTTTGGAGGAAAAA is a window encoding:
- a CDS encoding Rrf2 family transcriptional regulator translates to MLTMKVGSKGYYGLLALADLAQNSKGRHLAQVKEIARRQRIPEEYLGQIMVLLKRANLVHGARGPGGGYRLARPAESISVAEVLKVLEGPLMGVDWRSTRDRLPVSPPARRIIEAWTQAVATAEQILEDLSVADLCRPEDPAQMYH